Proteins from one Nerophis lumbriciformis linkage group LG08, RoL_Nlum_v2.1, whole genome shotgun sequence genomic window:
- the LOC133611310 gene encoding hepatic sodium/bile acid cotransporter-like isoform X2, giving the protein MNVTDVYQGISILHNGGNMSYNGSMGVLNTSSPLHKAINILSILLLFITMTSLGCTMEISKIRTHLLRPKGVAIAIVAQFGIMPLTAFCLAKLLKMDSIKAVTVLICGCCPGGNLSNIFALALKGDMNLSSGSDALAAPSLLPGLQRPGERRALCRHHHGSRLHPGALRHGHRYQSLQAKIHSGGLEDILWMILTADVLTVAALMPFIGFVLGFVMSTMCRLSPKCSRTISVETGCQNINLCVAILKVAFPPEVIGPMFLFPLLYYMFQCAEALFLTVCFRSYQMVKSPEDKNVYVQQDEEKQPECPTSLEAKHDKTLRIPVSE; this is encoded by the exons ATGAACGTGACGGACGTCTACCAGGGGATTTCCATCCTTCACAATGGAGGCAACATGTCCTACAACGGCAGCATGGGAGTGCTGAACACATCCTCTCCACTCCACAAAGCCATCAACATCCTCTccatcctcctcctcttcatcacCATGACATCTCTGGGATGTACGATGGAGATTTCCAAAATCAGGACCCATCTGCTGAGACCGAAAGGGGTCGCCATCGCCATCGTGGCCCAATTCGGAATCATGCCTTTGACTGCGTTCTGTCTTGCTAAATTACTGAAGATGGATTCCATCAAGGCTGTGACGGTGCTCATCTGTGGCTGCTGTCCTGGAGGAAACCTGTCCAATATCTTCGCTTTGGCCCTCAAGGGAGACATGAACCTCAG CTCTGGGTCTGATGCCCTTGCTGCTCCTAGTCTACTGCCAGGGCTTCAGCGGCCTGGAGAACGCCGTGCCCTATGTCGGCATCATCACGGCTCTCGCCTTCACCCTGGTGCCCTGCGCCATGGGCATCGCTATCAATCACTACAAGCCAAAATACACTCCGGTGGTCTTGAAG ACATTCTGTGGATGATCCTCACCGCTGATGTTCTGACTGTGGCAGCTCTGATGCCCTTCATAGGCTTCGTGCTGGGATTCGTCATGTCCACCATGTGCAGACTCAGTCCAAA ATGTAGCAGAACCATCTCTGTGGAAACGGGCTGCCAAAACATCAACCTGTGTGTGGCCATTCTGAAGGTGGCCTTTCCTCCGGAGGTGATTGGGCCCATGTTTCTCTTCCCTTTGCTGTACTACATGTTCCAGTGTGCCGAGGCTCTCTTTTTGACCGTGTGCTTCAGATCGTACCAGATGGTCAAGTCACCAG AAGACAAGAATGTGTATGTT
- the LOC133611310 gene encoding hepatic sodium/bile acid cotransporter-like isoform X1, producing the protein MNVTDVYQGISILHNGGNMSYNGSMGVLNTSSPLHKAINILSILLLFITMTSLGCTMEISKIRTHLLRPKGVAIAIVAQFGIMPLTAFCLAKLLKMDSIKAVTVLICGCCPGGNLSNIFALALKGDMNLSIVMTACSCIAALGLMPLLLLVYCQGFSGLENAVPYVGIITALAFTLVPCAMGIAINHYKPKYTPVVLKSGLGILIISSVILFTLSGLAVKDILWMILTADVLTVAALMPFIGFVLGFVMSTMCRLSPKCSRTISVETGCQNINLCVAILKVAFPPEVIGPMFLFPLLYYMFQCAEALFLTVCFRSYQMVKSPEDKNVYVQQDEEKQPECPTSLEAKHDKTLRIPVSE; encoded by the exons ATGAACGTGACGGACGTCTACCAGGGGATTTCCATCCTTCACAATGGAGGCAACATGTCCTACAACGGCAGCATGGGAGTGCTGAACACATCCTCTCCACTCCACAAAGCCATCAACATCCTCTccatcctcctcctcttcatcacCATGACATCTCTGGGATGTACGATGGAGATTTCCAAAATCAGGACCCATCTGCTGAGACCGAAAGGGGTCGCCATCGCCATCGTGGCCCAATTCGGAATCATGCCTTTGACTGCGTTCTGTCTTGCTAAATTACTGAAGATGGATTCCATCAAGGCTGTGACGGTGCTCATCTGTGGCTGCTGTCCTGGAGGAAACCTGTCCAATATCTTCGCTTTGGCCCTCAAGGGAGACATGAACCTCAG catagtgaTGACCGCCTGCTCCTGCATTGCAGCTCTGGGTCTGATGCCCTTGCTGCTCCTAGTCTACTGCCAGGGCTTCAGCGGCCTGGAGAACGCCGTGCCCTATGTCGGCATCATCACGGCTCTCGCCTTCACCCTGGTGCCCTGCGCCATGGGCATCGCTATCAATCACTACAAGCCAAAATACACTCCGGTGGTCTTGAAG TCTGGTTTAGGCATACTGATCATCTCCAGCGTCATCTTGTTCACCTTGTCTGGCCTGGCGGTCAAAGACATTCTGTGGATGATCCTCACCGCTGATGTTCTGACTGTGGCAGCTCTGATGCCCTTCATAGGCTTCGTGCTGGGATTCGTCATGTCCACCATGTGCAGACTCAGTCCAAA ATGTAGCAGAACCATCTCTGTGGAAACGGGCTGCCAAAACATCAACCTGTGTGTGGCCATTCTGAAGGTGGCCTTTCCTCCGGAGGTGATTGGGCCCATGTTTCTCTTCCCTTTGCTGTACTACATGTTCCAGTGTGCCGAGGCTCTCTTTTTGACCGTGTGCTTCAGATCGTACCAGATGGTCAAGTCACCAG AAGACAAGAATGTGTATGTT
- the LOC133611809 gene encoding protein max-like isoform X3, with translation MCRRITCEESVDRHVSAVAELRARFLLPLPRFVLTAACFLFRTRLYRRMSENDDIEVDSDADKRAHHNALERKRRDHIKDSFHSLRDSVPALQGEKVGIEASRAQILDKATEYIQYMRRKNHTHQQDIDDLKKQNALLEQQVRALEKAKGNNQLQTNYSSDSSLYTNRKGSAVSAFDGGSDSSSESEPEEPPNRKRLRVEPS, from the exons ATGTGTAGGCGAATCACATGTGAAGAAAGCGTCGATCGTCATGTCTCTGCTGTAGCAGAGCTTCGCGCAAGATTCCTTTTGCCTCTGCCCCGATTTGTTTTGACAGCTGCTTGTTTTCTTTTCCGCACACGCCTTTACCGAAGAATGAGCGAAAACGATGACATCGAAGTCGACAGCGAT GCAGACAAGCGAGCACATCACAACGCGCTGGAGCGCAAACGCAGGGACCACATTAAAGACAGCTTTCACAGTTTACGAGACTCTGTGCCTGCACTGCAAGGAGAAAAGGTGGGGATCGAA GCTTCCCGAGCACAGATTCTTGACAAAGCCACCGAGTACATCCAGTACATGAGACGAAAAAACCACACTCACCAGCAAGACATTGATGACTTAAAGAAGCAGAATGCACTGCTGGAGCAGCAGG TTCGAGCTCTGGAGAAGGCCAAGGGGAACAATCAGCTCCAAACCAACTACTCCTCTGACAGCAGCTTATACACAAACCGCAAAGGCAGCGCGGTATCGGCCTTCGACGGCGGCTCCGACTCCAGCTCGGAATCAGAGCCTGAAGAGCCACCCAACAGGAAAAGGCTGCGCGTGGAGCCTAGCTAG
- the LOC133611809 gene encoding protein max-like isoform X1 — protein sequence MCRRITCEESVDRHVSAVAELRARFLLPLPRFVLTAACFLFRTRLYRRMSENDDIEVDSDADKRAHHNALERKRRDHIKDSFHSLRDSVPALQGEKVGIENSVKQASRAQILDKATEYIQYMRRKNHTHQQDIDDLKKQNALLEQQVRALEKAKGNNQLQTNYSSDSSLYTNRKGSAVSAFDGGSDSSSESEPEEPPNRKRLRVEPS from the exons ATGTGTAGGCGAATCACATGTGAAGAAAGCGTCGATCGTCATGTCTCTGCTGTAGCAGAGCTTCGCGCAAGATTCCTTTTGCCTCTGCCCCGATTTGTTTTGACAGCTGCTTGTTTTCTTTTCCGCACACGCCTTTACCGAAGAATGAGCGAAAACGATGACATCGAAGTCGACAGCGAT GCAGACAAGCGAGCACATCACAACGCGCTGGAGCGCAAACGCAGGGACCACATTAAAGACAGCTTTCACAGTTTACGAGACTCTGTGCCTGCACTGCAAGGAGAAAAGGTGGGGATCGAA AACTCTGTTAAACAGGCTTCCCGAGCACAGATTCTTGACAAAGCCACCGAGTACATCCAGTACATGAGACGAAAAAACCACACTCACCAGCAAGACATTGATGACTTAAAGAAGCAGAATGCACTGCTGGAGCAGCAGG TTCGAGCTCTGGAGAAGGCCAAGGGGAACAATCAGCTCCAAACCAACTACTCCTCTGACAGCAGCTTATACACAAACCGCAAAGGCAGCGCGGTATCGGCCTTCGACGGCGGCTCCGACTCCAGCTCGGAATCAGAGCCTGAAGAGCCACCCAACAGGAAAAGGCTGCGCGTGGAGCCTAGCTAG
- the LOC133611809 gene encoding protein max-like isoform X4 encodes MCRRITCEESVDRHVSAVAELRARFLLPLPRFVLTAACFLFRTRLYRRMSENDDIEVDSDADKRAHHNALERKRRDHIKDSFHSLRDSVPALQGEKASRAQILDKATEYIQYMRRKNHTHQQDIDDLKKQNALLEQQVRALEKAKGNNQLQTNYSSDSSLYTNRKGSAVSAFDGGSDSSSESEPEEPPNRKRLRVEPS; translated from the exons ATGTGTAGGCGAATCACATGTGAAGAAAGCGTCGATCGTCATGTCTCTGCTGTAGCAGAGCTTCGCGCAAGATTCCTTTTGCCTCTGCCCCGATTTGTTTTGACAGCTGCTTGTTTTCTTTTCCGCACACGCCTTTACCGAAGAATGAGCGAAAACGATGACATCGAAGTCGACAGCGAT GCAGACAAGCGAGCACATCACAACGCGCTGGAGCGCAAACGCAGGGACCACATTAAAGACAGCTTTCACAGTTTACGAGACTCTGTGCCTGCACTGCAAGGAGAAAAG GCTTCCCGAGCACAGATTCTTGACAAAGCCACCGAGTACATCCAGTACATGAGACGAAAAAACCACACTCACCAGCAAGACATTGATGACTTAAAGAAGCAGAATGCACTGCTGGAGCAGCAGG TTCGAGCTCTGGAGAAGGCCAAGGGGAACAATCAGCTCCAAACCAACTACTCCTCTGACAGCAGCTTATACACAAACCGCAAAGGCAGCGCGGTATCGGCCTTCGACGGCGGCTCCGACTCCAGCTCGGAATCAGAGCCTGAAGAGCCACCCAACAGGAAAAGGCTGCGCGTGGAGCCTAGCTAG
- the LOC133611809 gene encoding protein max-like isoform X2, translating into MCRRITCEESVDRHVSAVAELRARFLLPLPRFVLTAACFLFRTRLYRRMSENDDIEVDSDADKRAHHNALERKRRDHIKDSFHSLRDSVPALQGEKNSVKQASRAQILDKATEYIQYMRRKNHTHQQDIDDLKKQNALLEQQVRALEKAKGNNQLQTNYSSDSSLYTNRKGSAVSAFDGGSDSSSESEPEEPPNRKRLRVEPS; encoded by the exons ATGTGTAGGCGAATCACATGTGAAGAAAGCGTCGATCGTCATGTCTCTGCTGTAGCAGAGCTTCGCGCAAGATTCCTTTTGCCTCTGCCCCGATTTGTTTTGACAGCTGCTTGTTTTCTTTTCCGCACACGCCTTTACCGAAGAATGAGCGAAAACGATGACATCGAAGTCGACAGCGAT GCAGACAAGCGAGCACATCACAACGCGCTGGAGCGCAAACGCAGGGACCACATTAAAGACAGCTTTCACAGTTTACGAGACTCTGTGCCTGCACTGCAAGGAGAAAAG AACTCTGTTAAACAGGCTTCCCGAGCACAGATTCTTGACAAAGCCACCGAGTACATCCAGTACATGAGACGAAAAAACCACACTCACCAGCAAGACATTGATGACTTAAAGAAGCAGAATGCACTGCTGGAGCAGCAGG TTCGAGCTCTGGAGAAGGCCAAGGGGAACAATCAGCTCCAAACCAACTACTCCTCTGACAGCAGCTTATACACAAACCGCAAAGGCAGCGCGGTATCGGCCTTCGACGGCGGCTCCGACTCCAGCTCGGAATCAGAGCCTGAAGAGCCACCCAACAGGAAAAGGCTGCGCGTGGAGCCTAGCTAG